In Pseudomonas fluorescens, a genomic segment contains:
- the cydB gene encoding cytochrome d ubiquinol oxidase subunit II, which produces MLDYVTLKIIWWALVGVLLIGFAIMDGHDMGVGTLLPFVGRTDLERRVAINTVGPHWDGNQVWFITAGGALFAAWPVVYTTAFSGFYWAMILVLWALFFRPVGFDYRSKIHNARWRSTWDWGLFVGGAVPPLVFGIAFGNLLQGVPFHFSDLLVSTYTGSFWQLLNPFALLTGVVSSAMITLQGGTYLAHRTEGAIQARAIKGGVGAALVLLCTFVIAGIWLQWIDGYRITSVVDTAGLPDILNKTVVREAGAWMANYGHYPWLWLLPVLGLGGAAAAALLLMMRRTLAAFVASSLAVIGVISTAGVSMFPFVMPSSSVPAASLTVWDSVASHLSLAIMFWATLIFMPLIVIYTSWAYRVMRGKVTVAQIKANEHSAY; this is translated from the coding sequence ATGCTTGATTACGTCACCCTGAAAATTATCTGGTGGGCACTGGTCGGCGTACTGCTGATCGGCTTCGCCATCATGGACGGCCACGACATGGGGGTCGGCACCCTGCTGCCCTTTGTGGGCCGCACGGACCTGGAGCGCCGCGTCGCGATCAACACGGTGGGGCCGCACTGGGACGGCAACCAGGTGTGGTTCATCACGGCGGGCGGCGCGTTGTTCGCGGCGTGGCCGGTGGTGTATACCACTGCGTTCAGCGGGTTTTACTGGGCGATGATCCTGGTCCTGTGGGCGTTGTTTTTCCGCCCCGTGGGGTTCGACTATCGCAGCAAGATCCACAACGCCAGATGGCGCAGCACCTGGGACTGGGGGCTGTTTGTCGGCGGGGCCGTGCCGCCGCTGGTGTTCGGCATCGCCTTCGGCAACCTGTTGCAAGGTGTGCCGTTCCATTTCAGCGACCTGCTCGTATCGACGTACACCGGGAGTTTCTGGCAACTGCTGAACCCCTTCGCGCTGCTGACCGGGGTGGTGAGCAGTGCAATGATCACGCTGCAAGGCGGTACGTACCTGGCGCACCGCACTGAAGGGGCGATCCAGGCCCGGGCGATCAAAGGCGGGGTGGGCGCGGCGTTGGTGCTGCTCTGCACATTTGTGATCGCTGGCATCTGGTTGCAATGGATCGACGGCTATCGCATTACCTCGGTGGTGGATACCGCCGGGCTGCCGGACATTCTCAACAAGACGGTGGTGCGCGAAGCCGGTGCCTGGATGGCCAATTACGGCCATTACCCTTGGCTGTGGCTGCTGCCCGTGCTGGGCTTGGGCGGCGCAGCCGCTGCCGCGTTGTTGCTGATGATGCGGCGGACCCTGGCCGCGTTCGTCGCGTCGTCGCTCGCGGTGATCGGCGTGATCAGCACGGCCGGTGTCTCGATGTTTCCCTTCGTCATGCCGTCGTCATCGGTACCGGCGGCCAGCCTGACCGTGTGGGACAGCGTTGCCAGTCATCTGAGCCTGGCGATTATGTTCTGGGCCACGCTGATTTTCATGCCGCTGATCGTGATCTACACCTCATGGGCCTATCGCGTCATGCGCGGCAAGGTCACCGTGGCGCAGATCAAAGCCAACGAACATTCAGCCTACTAG
- the cydX gene encoding cytochrome bd-I oxidase subunit CydX, which yields MWYFAWMLGVGFALLLAILNAMWGENEAGRALNDRDETRP from the coding sequence ATGTGGTATTTCGCCTGGATGCTGGGAGTCGGCTTTGCACTGCTGCTGGCCATATTAAATGCGATGTGGGGCGAGAACGAAGCCGGCCGCGCCCTGAACGATCGCGACGAGACGCGGCCATGA
- a CDS encoding cyd operon YbgE family protein, protein MTPRAADAPAPSQLHLLSLLLAVAMMLACTLYPPMMTAPDGRADHGLATALFTAMSVAFVRGVGFVPRRRVWRGLFSGWTCLAALALAGALKFLR, encoded by the coding sequence ATGACGCCGCGTGCCGCCGACGCACCGGCGCCCTCACAGCTACACCTGCTGAGCTTGCTGCTTGCCGTCGCGATGATGCTGGCGTGTACGCTCTATCCGCCGATGATGACCGCGCCAGATGGCCGCGCTGATCATGGGCTGGCAACGGCGTTGTTCACCGCGATGAGCGTGGCCTTTGTCAGGGGCGTGGGGTTTGTGCCACGCAGGCGTGTGTGGCGCGGGTTGTTCTCGGGCTGGACCTGCCTGGCCGCTCTGGCCCTGGCGGGCGCGCTGAAGTTCCTGCGCTGA
- the bamA gene encoding outer membrane protein assembly factor BamA, with protein sequence MNFSRLLCSVALLLNASLALAQGFKISDIRINGLQRVSAGSVFGALPLNVGDEADDRRLVDSTRALFKTGFFQDIQLSREGDVLIINVVERPSVASIEFEGNKAISTEDLMKGMKQSGLAEGEIFQRATLEGVRNELQRQYVAQGRYSASVDTEVIAQPRNRVGVKIKIDEGEVASIQHINVVGNTVFPDDALTDTFTLKTSNWLSFFKNDDKYAREKLSGDLERLRSYYLDRGYINMDISSTQVSMTPDKKHVYITVNIQEGQKYTVRDVKLSGELKVPQDQLQSLLLVQKGQVFSRKLMTTTSELITRRLGNEGYTFANVNGTPQVHDADHTVDILFSVDPGKRAYVNRINFRGNTKTDDQVLRREMRQMEGGWASTYLIDQSKVRLERLGFFKEVNVETPAVAGVDDQLDVNYAVEEQASGSITASVGFAQSSGLILGGSITQNNFLGTGNYASLGLTRSSYQSKYNIGFTDPYFTADGVSLGYNAFYNKTDYNKYYDDGVSYYAINSFGLGATLGYPINETSRLSFGLTAQHDSIEPGTYSADEIYDFIEREGKQFTNFKANLGWSESTLNKGVLATRGHSQNLNLTVTVPGSDLSFYKVDYTGQTFLPVSNTTALRLHTKLGYGNGYGATDGLPFYESYTAGGEGTVRGFKSGTLGPRSTPATGTYASAGQAYYSDRDTDALGGNILITGGAEYLFPVPFIKDNKSVRTSLFWDMGSVYSDKCYLSTTQGCGSVDLSQMASSVGVGVTWYSPLGPLSVNLAYPIRTPENADKQIFQFSMGQTF encoded by the coding sequence ATGAATTTTTCGCGCCTGCTCTGCTCGGTTGCGCTGCTGCTCAATGCCTCACTGGCACTCGCCCAAGGCTTCAAAATCTCGGATATTCGAATCAATGGCCTGCAACGGGTCTCGGCGGGCAGCGTGTTCGGCGCACTGCCGCTGAATGTCGGCGACGAAGCGGATGACCGGCGCCTGGTGGACTCCACGCGTGCGTTGTTCAAGACCGGGTTCTTCCAGGACATCCAGTTGAGCCGCGAAGGCGACGTGCTGATTATCAATGTAGTCGAGCGTCCTTCGGTTGCCAGTATCGAATTCGAAGGCAACAAGGCGATCTCCACCGAGGACTTGATGAAGGGCATGAAGCAGAGCGGGCTTGCCGAAGGTGAGATATTCCAGCGTGCCACCCTGGAGGGTGTGCGCAATGAGTTGCAGCGTCAGTACGTTGCCCAGGGCCGCTATTCGGCGTCGGTCGACACCGAGGTCATCGCCCAGCCGCGCAACCGGGTCGGCGTGAAGATCAAGATCGATGAAGGTGAAGTGGCGTCGATCCAGCACATCAACGTGGTGGGCAATACGGTATTCCCCGACGACGCCTTGACCGATACCTTCACGCTCAAGACCAGCAACTGGCTGTCATTTTTCAAGAACGACGATAAATACGCGCGGGAGAAACTCTCCGGCGACCTCGAACGGCTGCGCTCCTATTACCTGGACCGTGGCTACATCAACATGGACATCAGCTCGACCCAGGTGTCCATGACCCCGGACAAAAAGCACGTCTACATCACCGTGAACATCCAGGAAGGCCAGAAATACACGGTGCGCGACGTCAAGTTGAGCGGCGAGCTGAAAGTCCCGCAAGACCAGCTCCAATCATTGCTGCTGGTGCAAAAGGGCCAGGTGTTCTCGCGCAAATTGATGACCACCACCTCGGAGTTGATTACCCGCCGTCTGGGCAACGAAGGCTATACGTTCGCCAACGTCAACGGTACGCCCCAGGTCCATGACGCCGACCATACGGTCGACATCCTCTTCAGCGTCGACCCCGGCAAGCGGGCTTACGTCAATCGCATCAACTTCCGGGGCAATACCAAGACCGACGACCAGGTGTTGCGCCGCGAAATGCGCCAGATGGAGGGTGGCTGGGCGTCGACCTACCTGATCGACCAATCCAAGGTCCGCCTGGAGCGCCTGGGGTTCTTCAAGGAGGTGAATGTCGAGACGCCGGCAGTCGCCGGCGTGGATGACCAGCTGGATGTGAACTACGCCGTGGAAGAACAAGCCTCCGGCTCGATTACCGCCAGCGTCGGCTTCGCCCAGAGTTCGGGGCTGATCCTCGGCGGCTCGATTACCCAGAACAACTTTCTCGGCACGGGTAATTACGCCAGCCTGGGGCTGACCCGTTCGTCCTACCAGAGCAAGTACAACATCGGTTTCACCGACCCTTACTTCACGGCCGACGGGGTGAGCCTGGGTTACAACGCGTTCTACAACAAGACCGACTACAACAAATACTACGATGATGGGGTGTCTTATTACGCCATCAACAGTTTTGGCCTGGGCGCCACCCTCGGTTACCCGATCAATGAGACCTCACGCCTGAGTTTCGGCCTGACCGCCCAACACGACAGCATCGAGCCAGGCACTTACAGCGCCGACGAGATCTACGATTTCATCGAGCGCGAAGGCAAGCAGTTCACCAACTTCAAGGCCAACCTGGGCTGGTCGGAGTCGACCTTGAACAAGGGCGTATTGGCCACGCGCGGGCACTCGCAAAACCTCAACCTGACCGTGACGGTGCCCGGCAGTGACCTGAGCTTCTACAAAGTCGACTACACGGGGCAAACCTTCCTGCCCGTCAGCAACACCACGGCCCTGCGCTTGCATACCAAGCTCGGTTACGGCAACGGTTATGGCGCCACGGACGGGCTGCCCTTCTATGAAAGCTATACCGCGGGCGGCGAAGGCACGGTGCGCGGTTTTAAAAGTGGCACCCTCGGCCCGCGCAGCACCCCGGCGACCGGCACCTATGCCAGCGCCGGTCAGGCGTACTATTCAGACCGCGATACCGATGCGTTGGGCGGCAATATCCTGATTACCGGGGGCGCGGAGTACTTGTTCCCGGTGCCGTTCATCAAGGACAACAAATCCGTGCGCACCTCGCTGTTCTGGGACATGGGCTCGGTGTATTCGGACAAATGCTACCTGAGCACCACCCAAGGCTGCGGCAGTGTGGACCTGAGCCAGATGGCCAGCTCAGTGGGGGTGGGCGTGACGTGGTACAGCCCGCTGGGGCCCTTGAGTGTCAACCTGGCGTATCCGATCCGCACGCCGGAGAACGCGGATAAGCAGATCTTCCAGTTTTCCATGGGCCAGACGTTCTGA
- a CDS encoding response regulator transcription factor — protein MISVLLVDDDQELTGMLSQYLACEGFEATAVHTGEEGEAEALSGRYSIVVLDVMLPQRSGIEVLRRIRTVSQVPVVLLTARGDNIDRITGLELGADDYVPKPSSPGELVARLRAIMRRVQAAGQPTTEVIKTGSLVLWPGKREALWNGAELGVTSTEFSLLEELARSAGQVVSKKDLSLNALGCPLTRYDRRIDVHISSIRQKLGPRPDAKAWIQSVRGLGYLLIAE, from the coding sequence ATGATCTCCGTACTGTTAGTCGACGACGACCAGGAATTGACTGGAATGCTGAGCCAGTACCTGGCGTGTGAAGGCTTCGAAGCCACGGCCGTGCACACGGGCGAGGAGGGCGAGGCCGAAGCGCTGTCGGGCCGCTACAGCATTGTGGTGCTGGATGTCATGCTGCCCCAGCGCTCGGGCATCGAGGTGCTGCGGCGTATCCGCACGGTCAGCCAGGTGCCCGTGGTGCTGCTGACCGCCCGTGGCGACAACATCGATCGCATCACCGGCCTGGAGCTGGGCGCCGACGATTATGTGCCCAAGCCCAGTTCCCCAGGCGAGCTGGTGGCACGCCTGCGCGCCATCATGCGCAGGGTGCAGGCGGCAGGCCAGCCGACCACCGAGGTGATCAAGACCGGCTCGCTGGTGTTGTGGCCAGGCAAGCGTGAGGCCCTGTGGAACGGCGCCGAGCTGGGTGTGACCAGCACCGAGTTCAGCCTGCTCGAAGAGCTGGCCCGCAGCGCCGGCCAGGTGGTAAGCAAAAAAGACCTGTCGCTCAACGCCCTGGGCTGCCCGCTGACCCGCTACGATCGGCGCATTGACGTGCACATCAGCAGCATCCGGCAAAAGCTGGGGCCGCGCCCGGATGCCAAGGCCTGGATCCAGAGCGTGCGCGGGCTTGGCTACCTGTTGATTGCCGAATGA
- a CDS encoding ATP-binding protein — protein sequence MSKPGLLFWKLFLAFWLATTLTFLVGVGVLEVGRFRPGDPHVEAILASEKRLLQQFGVQAAGQLLTVWERPPDEAIGVYDSTGQLLVGAPVAQPAYEQAVTSREGLALSLRSTHAPGNDAGRPWPQIPLIIGTLMSALFSGYMAYYLAWPLAHLRRAMSDVAQGRFETRVKPSMGKRRDEIVDLAEDCDRMANQLKVLVQAQQHLLHDISHELRSPLTRMQAAIGLLRQDAARLEMLERIERESERMDTLIEALLTLARLQGRPESIEREPVDIVELLAMIVEDAQFEAGIKGCRVHLQACPPFIACVSGELLYRCFENVIRNAVRYTRPGTTVRVSAHVNAEANRLSVRISDQGPGVQHDRLHSIFQPFERGVGDATVGFGLGLAIAARAVQMHGGTIEARNEMGGGLTVEVNLHSARSLHDITLA from the coding sequence ATGAGCAAGCCCGGCCTGCTGTTCTGGAAGCTGTTCCTGGCTTTCTGGCTGGCGACCACCTTGACGTTCCTGGTGGGCGTCGGTGTGCTTGAGGTGGGCCGCTTCCGCCCGGGCGACCCGCATGTGGAGGCGATCCTCGCCAGCGAAAAGAGGCTGCTGCAACAGTTTGGTGTCCAAGCCGCCGGCCAGCTTCTGACGGTATGGGAGCGGCCGCCGGATGAGGCCATTGGGGTCTATGACAGCACCGGCCAGTTGCTGGTTGGCGCTCCCGTTGCACAGCCGGCCTATGAGCAAGCGGTCACCAGCCGGGAGGGCCTGGCGCTGTCTCTGCGGTCGACCCATGCGCCGGGTAATGACGCAGGCAGGCCGTGGCCCCAGATCCCGCTGATCATCGGTACGCTGATGAGTGCGCTGTTCAGCGGTTACATGGCGTACTACCTGGCCTGGCCCTTGGCGCACTTGCGTCGGGCAATGAGCGATGTGGCCCAGGGGCGTTTCGAAACCCGGGTCAAGCCGTCCATGGGCAAGCGCCGCGATGAAATCGTCGACCTGGCCGAAGACTGCGACCGCATGGCCAACCAGTTGAAGGTATTGGTGCAAGCCCAGCAGCACCTGTTGCACGACATCTCCCATGAGCTGCGCTCGCCGCTGACGCGCATGCAAGCGGCCATCGGCCTGTTGCGCCAGGACGCCGCGCGCCTGGAAATGCTCGAACGTATCGAGCGCGAATCCGAACGCATGGACACCCTGATCGAAGCGTTGCTGACCCTGGCTCGCCTGCAGGGCCGGCCCGAAAGCATCGAGCGCGAGCCGGTGGATATCGTCGAATTGCTGGCGATGATTGTCGAAGATGCGCAGTTCGAAGCCGGTATCAAGGGCTGCCGCGTTCATTTGCAGGCTTGCCCGCCGTTTATCGCCTGTGTCAGCGGCGAGTTGCTGTACCGCTGCTTTGAGAATGTGATCCGCAACGCTGTGCGCTATACCCGGCCGGGTACTACCGTGCGGGTCTCGGCGCACGTCAATGCCGAGGCGAATCGCTTGAGCGTGCGCATCAGCGACCAAGGCCCGGGGGTGCAGCATGACCGGCTGCACAGCATCTTCCAGCCGTTCGAGCGCGGCGTGGGCGATGCCACTGTCGGCTTTGGCCTGGGCCTGGCCATCGCCGCGCGGGCAGTGCAGATGCACGGCGGCACTATCGAGGCGCGCAATGAGATGGGGGGAGGGCTGACCGTGGAGGTCAACCTGCACAGCGCGCGATCTTTACACGACATTACATTGGCTTGA
- a CDS encoding TonB-dependent receptor, with amino-acid sequence MPAVLPLRLRPLLKLSLVLSLSASPLFVPLSYAEDTAARRSYQVPAGSLSAALTRFAGLSGVNLSVDPALVSGRSSAGLSGEYGVEEGFARLLQGSGLQLQSMGEQAYMLVPVPDGSSLELAPTSILGTTGLYDGDTYAGGQVARRGSQGLLGTRDFMETPFSMTTYTQDTVKNQQARTLGDLIASDPSVRATNPAGGRYEQFTIRGFSLFNSDVAYNGLYGVLPTYTIDMEMADRVDIFKGPTQLINGISPRGSVGGGINVVPKRATDKDITSFTGTWASDSQAGGAVDVGRRFGEDNKFGLRFNGVKQSGDTTWDHQSVDREMAVLGLDFRGERLRLSTDIGHTERDTDAPQERVQVAAAAPVPSANDVRHNYAQSWSKASTNDTFGTVNAEYDLSDSVMLYGGVGARKSNHDFLRHAVSVTNAAGDFTVQPRDFTRDENVRTYNAGVRNWFHTGPVSHEVNLAASYFYMDFTNGGARYANASSNLYNPVQTATPSVATRQDAKVYTENKFSGVALSDTLGFFDDRLLLTLGARWQRVKVDDWNNGVKGLTGYDEEKISPSGGLLFKATDKLSLYANYMEGLSQGKIAPSTSRNEDEIFPPFISRQVEVGAKYDAGAFAVTAAVFRIKQPAYETNATSRLFGPNGKRQNQGAEVSVFGEPLKGVRLLGGVMYIDSELTHTTNGTYDGNRAPATPKYNVNLGAEWDVPTLEGLTLTSRGIYSSSQYLDPSNVKEIDAWNRIDVGARYAFKVDDKHITLRANVENVADKRYWSSAGASDDSEPGLTLSTPRTYLLSATVDF; translated from the coding sequence ATGCCCGCAGTCCTCCCCTTGCGCTTGCGCCCGTTGCTCAAGCTGAGCCTGGTGCTGAGCCTCAGCGCCAGCCCGCTGTTTGTCCCGCTCAGCTATGCCGAAGACACCGCCGCCCGCCGCAGCTACCAGGTGCCCGCCGGGAGCCTGAGTGCCGCGTTGACCCGTTTTGCCGGGTTGTCAGGCGTCAACCTGTCGGTGGACCCGGCGCTGGTCAGCGGGCGCAGCAGCGCTGGGTTGTCCGGTGAGTACGGCGTGGAGGAGGGCTTTGCGCGTTTGCTGCAAGGCTCGGGCCTGCAACTGCAATCGATGGGCGAGCAGGCCTACATGCTGGTGCCGGTACCGGATGGCAGCAGCCTGGAGCTGGCGCCGACGTCCATCCTCGGCACCACGGGCCTGTATGACGGCGATACCTACGCTGGCGGCCAGGTGGCGCGCCGTGGCTCGCAAGGCTTGCTGGGCACGCGGGACTTCATGGAAACGCCGTTCAGCATGACCACCTACACCCAGGACACGGTCAAGAACCAGCAGGCGCGCACCCTCGGCGACCTGATCGCCAGCGACCCCTCGGTACGCGCCACTAACCCGGCCGGCGGGCGGTATGAACAGTTCACCATTCGCGGCTTCAGCCTGTTCAACAGTGATGTGGCCTACAACGGCCTGTACGGCGTGCTGCCCACTTACACCATCGACATGGAAATGGCCGACCGCGTCGACATCTTCAAAGGCCCCACCCAGTTGATCAACGGCATCTCGCCGCGCGGCAGCGTGGGCGGCGGCATCAACGTGGTGCCCAAGCGCGCCACCGACAAGGACATCACTTCGTTTACCGGTACCTGGGCCTCCGACAGCCAGGCGGGCGGGGCGGTGGATGTGGGGCGGCGCTTTGGCGAGGACAACAAGTTCGGCCTGCGTTTCAATGGCGTGAAGCAATCTGGCGATACCACCTGGGACCACCAGAGCGTCGACCGCGAAATGGCGGTGCTGGGCCTGGATTTCCGTGGCGAACGCCTGCGCCTTTCCACCGATATCGGCCACACCGAACGCGATACCGATGCGCCACAGGAACGTGTGCAAGTGGCCGCCGCCGCGCCAGTGCCGAGCGCCAACGATGTGCGCCACAACTACGCGCAATCCTGGAGCAAGGCCAGCACCAACGACACCTTCGGTACCGTGAATGCCGAATATGACCTCAGCGATTCGGTGATGCTCTACGGCGGTGTGGGCGCGCGTAAAAGCAACCACGACTTCCTGCGCCATGCGGTGTCCGTGACCAATGCGGCCGGCGATTTCACGGTGCAGCCCCGTGATTTCACCCGTGATGAAAATGTGCGCACCTACAACGCGGGTGTGCGCAACTGGTTTCACACCGGGCCGGTGAGCCATGAGGTCAACCTGGCCGCCAGCTACTTCTATATGGACTTCACCAACGGCGGCGCGCGTTATGCGAACGCGTCGAGCAATCTCTACAACCCCGTGCAAACTGCGACGCCGTCCGTGGCCACGCGCCAGGATGCGAAGGTCTACACCGAGAACAAGTTCAGTGGCGTGGCCTTGTCCGACACCCTCGGCTTCTTCGATGATCGCCTGCTGTTGACCCTTGGCGCGCGCTGGCAGCGGGTCAAGGTGGATGACTGGAACAATGGGGTCAAAGGCCTCACCGGCTACGACGAAGAAAAGATCTCGCCATCCGGCGGCTTGCTGTTCAAAGCCACCGACAAACTGTCGCTGTACGCCAACTACATGGAGGGCTTGAGCCAGGGCAAGATCGCGCCGTCCACGTCGAGGAATGAAGACGAGATCTTCCCGCCGTTTATCAGCCGCCAGGTCGAAGTCGGCGCCAAATACGACGCCGGAGCCTTCGCCGTGACCGCCGCCGTGTTCCGCATCAAGCAACCGGCCTATGAAACCAACGCCACCTCGCGGTTATTCGGCCCCAACGGCAAACGCCAGAACCAAGGGGCGGAAGTCAGCGTGTTCGGTGAACCGCTCAAGGGCGTCCGCCTGCTCGGTGGGGTGATGTACATCGACAGCGAACTGACGCACACCACCAACGGTACCTACGACGGCAACCGCGCGCCGGCCACGCCCAAGTACAACGTCAACCTCGGCGCCGAGTGGGACGTACCGACCCTCGAAGGCTTGACCCTGACCAGCCGCGGCATCTACTCCAGCTCGCAGTACCTGGACCCGTCCAACGTCAAGGAAATCGACGCCTGGAACCGCATCGACGTCGGCGCACGCTATGCCTTCAAGGTGGATGACAAGCACATCACCCTGCGGGCCAATGTCGAGAACGTCGCCGATAAGCGCTATTGGAGCTCGGCGGGTGCGTCGGATGACAGCGAGCCGGGGCTGACCCTGTCGACCCCACGCACCTACCTGCTGTCTGCCACCGTCGACTTCTAA